From the Xiphophorus maculatus strain JP 163 A chromosome 20, X_maculatus-5.0-male, whole genome shotgun sequence genome, one window contains:
- the LOC102222354 gene encoding zinc fingers and homeoboxes protein 3-like isoform X1 codes for MASKRKSTVPCMIPSKSKHAREEIVLGSLPELLPTIPEDSILSISGEESAHFSHSSSKSESSSKTQKGGTYSCVTCRFESRDLNYFLDHMHNCHLDFRAQPTFYCLNCGVSVVRFEALALHNANAHPKIMEGLVTASLSVNKRDGVTTVEQSLFTDSGEDYKESGISLTKTPIAKMMKAKGEHKKIVVSHTVEVRKIDTGKDADPSLLNNVPELQNGALSTSGTPAMPRTTVTHVIKTVSNQVFHQHTPPLYSPTSSDANKDLPKVMIPLSSIPTYDAAMDTSSFLKTSFGKFPYPTKAELCYLTVVSEFPEEQIKLWFTAQRLKQGISWSPEEIEEARRKMFNTVFQGGAPQKQPVTAQQVNHIVTHHTVTGLPGSKGPNFQMAKVPYGGIKPRPVGVITTQANLSTKPHVTRVSYSSPVAPPKFPSTARTTQEPTKSTELTVDQEKSNGLDEAGSSGCVNSTSSSQSSSCSSITNGVESRKSVNDNSNPTDTTNSVAACSTNTSNNSEHCVADTNSESSTKCSSLPTGSEGSNSATDSATSQVIIDNTSKSKTNCNNHHSSFIVCDPDGAHADRADDENSHIHKTNSSSISGENCSSTCDDSIQNKNNASKPSTESTSTTVITTSNSSIIDEGGCNKDFPMKGMSILQKLIKEEDLIIGERAQKELRVDPIKINFKRLKMNEPQTTSDTVHQEPKCDIEVSACHTSFSPPWGNKTPQQLQILRQAFSNTRWPSSLQYEELSIQTGLPKSEVVRWFSDSRYSHKNGQLKWLEIYQRPPAESDNARSYGDIEAESQKDPSPAKKKLIEQETIKHPEGKAGLDLGQRLMWQDSYEPLLALTGSETGGRKHDKPEESGQTAVLQDPWSEGGDEQQQPTASHSLIEQQADTNQARDRLRMELLEV; via the exons ATGGCCAGCAAGAGGAAATCCACTGTGCCCTGCATGATACCATCCAAATCCAAACATGCACGTGAGGAAATTGTTCTGGGCTCGCTACCAGAACTCCTACCAACAATCCCAGAAGACAGCATTCTCAGCATCTCCGGAGAGGAGTCGGCCCACTTTTCTCACAGCTCCTCCAAATCCGAAAGCAGCAGCAAAACGCAGAAAGGAGGTACTTACAGCTGCGTCACTTGCCGATTCGAGTCCAGAGATCTAAATTACTTTTTGGATCACATGCATAACTGCCACTTAGACTTCAGAGCCCAGCCCACCTTCTACTGCCTGAACTGTGGGGTGTCGGTCGTCCGCTTCGAGGCTCTTGCGCTGCACAACGCTAACGCCCACCCCAAGATTATGGAGGGCTTGGTTACCGCCTCCCTCAGTGTCAACAAGAGAGATGGAGTAACAACTGTAGAGCAAAGCCTCTTTACAGACAGTGGGGAAGACTACAAAGAATCTGGGATCTCCCTCACTAAAACACCAATCGCAAAGATGATGAAAGCCAAGGGAGAGCACAAAAAGATTGTTGTATCTCACACTGTGGAGGTACGGAAGATAGACACTGGAAAGGATGCAGACCCTAGCCTGCTGAATAATGTGCCTGAACTCCAAAATGGGGCTCTCAGTACATCTGGGACCCCAGCTATGCCGAGGACCACTGTCACTCATGTGATTAAGACAGTGTCCAACCAAGTCTTTCACCAGCACACTCCCCCTCTTTATTCCCCCACTTCCTCTGACGCGAATAAAGATCTTCCAAAGGTGATGATCCCTCTCAGCAGCATCCCCACCTACGATGCCGCCATGGACACCAGCAGTTTTCTCAAGACATCGTTTGGCAAATTTCCCTACCCGACCAAAGCCGAGCTCTGCTACCTGACGGTGGTTTCGGAGTTTCCAGAAGAACAAATCAAGCTATGGTTTACTGCCCAAAGGCTTAAACAGGGCATCAGCTGGTCTCCTGAAGAGATTGAGGAGGCCAGGAGGAAGATGTTCAATACTGTTTTCCAAGGAGGAGCACCCCAGAAGCAACCCGTGACAGCACAACAGGTCAATCACATCGTAACTCACCACACTGTCACTGGCCTTCCAGGCTCAAAAGGACCAAACTTTCAGATGGCCAAAGTTCCATATGGAGGTATAAAACCGAGGCCCGTCGGAGTCATAACGACGCAGGCCAACTTGTCAACCAAGCCACATGTGACAAGAGTCTCGTATTCTTCTCCAGTTGCCCCGCCAAAGTTTCCAAGTACTGCCCGAACAACACAGGAGCCTACTAAGAGTACTGAACTCACTGTGGACCAAGAGAAGAGCAACGGGCTGGATGAGGCTGGAAGCAGCGGTTGTGTCAATAGCACCAGCAGCAGTcaaagcagcagctgttccAGCATTACTAATGGTGTTGAGAGCAGAAAATCGGTAAACGACAACAGCAACCCAACTGACACTACCAACAGCGTTGCCGCCTGCTCCACAAACACTAGCAATAACAGCGAGCACTGCGTTGCTGACACCAACAGCGAATCAAGCACCAAGTGCAGCAGTTTACCAACTGGATCAGAGGGTTCGAACAGCGCCACGGACAGCGCCACGAGTCAAGTGATCATCGACAACACCagcaaatcaaaaacaaactgtaacaaTCATCACAGCAGCTTCATTGTCTGTGATCCAGATGGGGCTCATGCTGACAGGGCTGACGATGAAAACAGCCACATTCACAAGACCAACAGCAGCAGTATTAGCGGTGAAAACTGCAGTTCCACCTGTGATGACAGCattcaaaacaagaacaatGCCAGCAAACCCTCAACTGAAAGCACCAGCACTACTGTCATTACAACAAGCAACTCATCTATTATAGATGAGGGTGGATGCAACAAAGACTTTCCCATGAAAGGCATGTCAATCTTACAGAAGCTCATTAAGGAGGAGGACCTAATTATCGGCGAGAGGGCACAGAAAGAGCTCAGAGTTGACCCCATTAAGATCAATTTTAAAAGGCTGAAGATGAATGAACCACAGACCACATCCGACACTGTTCATCAAGAACCCAAATGTGACATTGAGGTGTCAGCCTGCCACACGTCTTTCTCGCCACCCTGGGGCAACAAGACCCCACAGCAGCTGCAAATCCTCCGGCAGGCTTTCTCTAACACTCGTTGGCCCAGCAGCCTTCAGTACGAAGAGTTAAGCATTCAGACAGGCCTTCCTAAGTCAGAGGTAGTCCGCTGGTTCAGCGACAGTCGCTACAGCCACAAAAATGGGCAGCTGAAGTGGTTGGAGATTTATCAACGGCCTCCAGCGGAGTCAGATAACGCAAGGAGCTACGGAGACATTGAGGCTGAGTCACAGAAAGACCCTTCACCGGCCAAGAAGAAACTCATTGAGCAAGAAACGATCAAGCACCCGGAAGGGAAAGCAGGGCTGGACTTGGGGCAGCGGCTTATGTGGCAGGATTCATATGAGCCGCTGCTCGCTCTGACAGGATCCGAGACTGGTGGCAGGAAGCACGACAAACCTGAGGAGTCAGGTCAGACAGCAGTCCTGCAGGATCCATGGTCAGAAGGAGGcgatgagcagcagcagcccacAGCGAGTCATTCACTGATCGAACAGCAGGCCGACACCAACCAGGCCAG GGACCGCCTGAGGATGGAGCTGCTGGAGGTGTGA
- the LOC102223196 gene encoding DNA topoisomerase 1-like — translation MSGDHSHNEDQIDYASRVNDSHKHKDKYKDKEYKHKEHKKDKEREKSKHGNSDHKDLEKKSKEKEKMKHKDGNKDKHKEKRKEEKVKSLDGKIKKEKENGFASPPHVKSEPDDNYHSPKYQKSLKRERDEDYEAEFKPKKIKTENDKKAKKRKQEDEDFKSKKTKSKKGEAADGKKKTKQEPEEKWKWWEEERYTDGVKWKFLEHKGPVFAPPYEPLPSNVKFYYDGKPMKLSPEAEEVATFFAKMLDHEYTTKDIFRKNFFKDWRKEMTSEEKSTITDLKKCNFSEMSEYFKAQSEARKAMTKEQKQKIKEENERLLQEYGFCIMDNHKERIANFRIEPPGLFRGRGDHPKMGMLKRRIRPQDIIINCSKDSKYPTPPPGTKWKEVRHDNKVTWLVSWTENIQGSIKYIMLNPSSRIKGEKDWQKYETARRLKKCVDRLRAQYREDWKSKEMRIRQRAVALYFIDKLALRAGNEKEEGETADTVGCCSLRVEHLKLHPESEGQEFVVEFDFLGKDSIRYYNRVPVEKRVFKNLQLFMENKEPDDDLFDRLNTSILNKHLQELMDGLTAKVFRTYNASITLQQQLKELTNADDNIPAKILSYNRANRAVAILCNHQRAPPKTFEKSMQNLQTKIDAKKDQLSDAKRELKSAKADAKVRRDEKSKKAVESKRKAVQRIEEQLMKLEVQATDREENKQIALGTSKLNYLDPRISVAWCKKWGVPIEKIYNKTQREKFAWAIDMADEDYEF, via the exons TCCAAGCATGGCAACAG TGACCACAAGGATCTGGAGAAAAAGTCcaaggaaaaggagaaaatgaagcaCAAAGATGGCAACAAAGACAAGcacaaagaaaagaggaaagaggagaAG GTCAAGTCCCTGGACGGTAAAatcaagaaagaaaaggaaaacggCTTTGCCAG CCCCCCACATGTGAAGTCTGAGCCAGATGACAATTACCACTCTCCTAAATACCAGAAGTCTCTTAAAAGAGAGCGAGACGAGGATTACGA agctgAATTCAAGCCTAAAAAGATAAAGACTGAAAACGATAAGAAAgccaagaaaaggaaacaagagGATGAG GATTTTAAgtccaaaaaaaccaaaagtaaaaaaggagaagcagctgatgggaagaagaaaacaaagcaagaacCAGAGGAGAAGTGGAAATG GTGGGAAGAGGAGAGATACACGGACGGCGTCAAATGGAAGTTCCTCGAACACAAAGGCCCAGTGTTTGCTCCGCCCTACGAACCCTTGCCTAGCAATGTCAAGTTTTATTATGACG GTAAACCCATGAAGCTGAGCCCAGAAGCAGAGGAAGTGGCTACGTTCTTCGCCAAAATGTTGGACCATGAGTACACTACCAAGGACATCTTCCGTAAAAATTTCTTTAAGGATTGGAGAAAG GAAATGACTTCTGAAGAGAAGTCCACAATCACAGACCTGAAGAAGTGCAACTTCTCTGAGATGAGCGAGTATTTTAAGGCTCAGTCTGAGGCCAGGAAAGCCATGAcgaaagaacaaaaacag aaaataaaagaagaaaacgagCGGCTTCTGCAGGAGTACGGCTTCTGCATCATGGACAACCACAAAGAGCGCATCGCAAACTTCCGCATCGAGCCGCCCGGCCTGTTCCGCGGCCGAGGAGACCATCCCAAAATGGGAATGCTGAAACGCCGCATCCGGCCTCAGGACATCATCATCAACTGCAGCAA GGACTCAAAGTACCCCACGCCGCCTCCAGGCACTAAATGGAAAGAAGTTCGCCATGACAACAAGGTGACTTGGCTGGTTTCATGGACGGAGAACATCCAAGGTTCCATCAAGTACATCATGCTGAACCCCAGCTCCAGAATCAAG GGAGAGAAAGATTGGCAGAAATATGAAACGGCTCGGCGACTGAAGAAGTGTGTGGACCGCCTCAGAGCGCAGTATCGGGAAGACTGGAAATCCAAGGAGATGAGGATCAGACAAAGAGCCGTGGCGCTTTACTTCATTGACAAG CTGGCTCTGAGAGCAGGAAATGAGAAGGAGGAAGGGGAGACGGCGGATACGGTGGGCTGCTGCTCGCTGAGGGTGGAACATCTCAAACTGCACCCAGAAAGTGAAGGTCAAGAGTTTGTGGTGGAGTTCGACTTCCTGGGTAAAGACTCGATCCGCTACTACAACAGAGTCCCTGTGGAGAAAAGA GTGTTCAAGAACCTTCAGCTGTTCATGGAAAACAAAGAACCCGACGACGACCTCTTTGATCGTCTAAAT ACGTCTATCCTGAACAAACATCTCCAGGAGCTGATGGACGGCCTCACAGCTAAAGTTTTCCGTACTTACAACGCTTCAATCACCCTGCAGCAACAGCTGAAAGAACTCACTAACG CGGACGACAACATTCCAGCTAAGATCCTGTCCTACAACAGGGCCAACAGAGCCGTAGCCATCCTGTGTAACCATCAGAGAGCTCCCCCAAAGACATTCGAGAAGTCTATGCAGAACCTGCAGACCAAG ATCGACGCCAAGAAGGATCAGCTTTCTGATGCCAAGAGGGAACTGAAGAGCGCCAAGGCCGACGCCAAAGTACGGAGAGATGAGAAATCCAAAAA GGCAGTGGAATCCAAGAGAAAGGCGGTTCAGAGGATAGAGGAGCAGCTGATGAAGCTGGAGGTTCAGGCGACCGATCGCGAAGAGAACAAGCAGATCGCCCTCGGCACTTCCAAACTCAACTATTTGGACCCGCGCATTTCTGTGGCTTG gtgtAAGAAGTGGGGCGTTCCCATCGAGAAGATCTACAATAAAACTCAGCGCGAGAAGTTTGCTTGGGCTATCGACATGGCTGACGAAGACTATGAATTTTAA
- the LOC102222354 gene encoding zinc fingers and homeoboxes protein 3-like isoform X2, giving the protein MASKRKSTVPCMIPSKSKHAREEIVLGSLPELLPTIPEDSILSISGEESAHFSHSSSKSESSSKTQKGGTYSCVTCRFESRDLNYFLDHMHNCHLDFRAQPTFYCLNCGVSVVRFEALALHNANAHPKIMEGLVTASLSVNKRDGVTTVEQSLFTDSGEDYKESGISLTKTPIAKMMKAKGEHKKIVVSHTVEVRKIDTGKDADPSLLNNVPELQNGALSTSGTPAMPRTTVTHVIKTVSNQVFHQHTPPLYSPTSSDANKDLPKVMIPLSSIPTYDAAMDTSSFLKTSFGKFPYPTKAELCYLTVVSEFPEEQIKLWFTAQRLKQGISWSPEEIEEARRKMFNTVFQGGAPQKQPVTAQQVNHIVTHHTVTGLPGSKGPNFQMAKVPYGGIKPRPVGVITTQANLSTKPHVTRVSYSSPVAPPKFPSTARTTQEPTKSTELTVDQEKSNGLDEAGSSGCVNSTSSSQSSSCSSITNGVESRKSVNDNSNPTDTTNSVAACSTNTSNNSEHCVADTNSESSTKCSSLPTGSEGSNSATDSATSQVIIDNTSKSKTNCNNHHSSFIVCDPDGAHADRADDENSHIHKTNSSSISGENCSSTCDDSIQNKNNASKPSTESTSTTVITTSNSSIIDEGGCNKDFPMKGMSILQKLIKEEDLIIGERAQKELRVDPIKINFKRLKMNEPQTTSDTVHQEPKCDIEVSACHTSFSPPWGNKTPQQLQILRQAFSNTRWPSSLQYEELSIQTGLPKSEVVRWFSDSRYSHKNGQLKWLEIYQRPPAESDNARSYGDIEAESQKDPSPAKKKLIEQETIKHPEGKAGLDLGQRLMWQDSYEPLLALTGSETGGRKHDKPEESGQTAVLQDPWSEGGDEQQQPTASHSLIEQQADTNQAR; this is encoded by the coding sequence ATGGCCAGCAAGAGGAAATCCACTGTGCCCTGCATGATACCATCCAAATCCAAACATGCACGTGAGGAAATTGTTCTGGGCTCGCTACCAGAACTCCTACCAACAATCCCAGAAGACAGCATTCTCAGCATCTCCGGAGAGGAGTCGGCCCACTTTTCTCACAGCTCCTCCAAATCCGAAAGCAGCAGCAAAACGCAGAAAGGAGGTACTTACAGCTGCGTCACTTGCCGATTCGAGTCCAGAGATCTAAATTACTTTTTGGATCACATGCATAACTGCCACTTAGACTTCAGAGCCCAGCCCACCTTCTACTGCCTGAACTGTGGGGTGTCGGTCGTCCGCTTCGAGGCTCTTGCGCTGCACAACGCTAACGCCCACCCCAAGATTATGGAGGGCTTGGTTACCGCCTCCCTCAGTGTCAACAAGAGAGATGGAGTAACAACTGTAGAGCAAAGCCTCTTTACAGACAGTGGGGAAGACTACAAAGAATCTGGGATCTCCCTCACTAAAACACCAATCGCAAAGATGATGAAAGCCAAGGGAGAGCACAAAAAGATTGTTGTATCTCACACTGTGGAGGTACGGAAGATAGACACTGGAAAGGATGCAGACCCTAGCCTGCTGAATAATGTGCCTGAACTCCAAAATGGGGCTCTCAGTACATCTGGGACCCCAGCTATGCCGAGGACCACTGTCACTCATGTGATTAAGACAGTGTCCAACCAAGTCTTTCACCAGCACACTCCCCCTCTTTATTCCCCCACTTCCTCTGACGCGAATAAAGATCTTCCAAAGGTGATGATCCCTCTCAGCAGCATCCCCACCTACGATGCCGCCATGGACACCAGCAGTTTTCTCAAGACATCGTTTGGCAAATTTCCCTACCCGACCAAAGCCGAGCTCTGCTACCTGACGGTGGTTTCGGAGTTTCCAGAAGAACAAATCAAGCTATGGTTTACTGCCCAAAGGCTTAAACAGGGCATCAGCTGGTCTCCTGAAGAGATTGAGGAGGCCAGGAGGAAGATGTTCAATACTGTTTTCCAAGGAGGAGCACCCCAGAAGCAACCCGTGACAGCACAACAGGTCAATCACATCGTAACTCACCACACTGTCACTGGCCTTCCAGGCTCAAAAGGACCAAACTTTCAGATGGCCAAAGTTCCATATGGAGGTATAAAACCGAGGCCCGTCGGAGTCATAACGACGCAGGCCAACTTGTCAACCAAGCCACATGTGACAAGAGTCTCGTATTCTTCTCCAGTTGCCCCGCCAAAGTTTCCAAGTACTGCCCGAACAACACAGGAGCCTACTAAGAGTACTGAACTCACTGTGGACCAAGAGAAGAGCAACGGGCTGGATGAGGCTGGAAGCAGCGGTTGTGTCAATAGCACCAGCAGCAGTcaaagcagcagctgttccAGCATTACTAATGGTGTTGAGAGCAGAAAATCGGTAAACGACAACAGCAACCCAACTGACACTACCAACAGCGTTGCCGCCTGCTCCACAAACACTAGCAATAACAGCGAGCACTGCGTTGCTGACACCAACAGCGAATCAAGCACCAAGTGCAGCAGTTTACCAACTGGATCAGAGGGTTCGAACAGCGCCACGGACAGCGCCACGAGTCAAGTGATCATCGACAACACCagcaaatcaaaaacaaactgtaacaaTCATCACAGCAGCTTCATTGTCTGTGATCCAGATGGGGCTCATGCTGACAGGGCTGACGATGAAAACAGCCACATTCACAAGACCAACAGCAGCAGTATTAGCGGTGAAAACTGCAGTTCCACCTGTGATGACAGCattcaaaacaagaacaatGCCAGCAAACCCTCAACTGAAAGCACCAGCACTACTGTCATTACAACAAGCAACTCATCTATTATAGATGAGGGTGGATGCAACAAAGACTTTCCCATGAAAGGCATGTCAATCTTACAGAAGCTCATTAAGGAGGAGGACCTAATTATCGGCGAGAGGGCACAGAAAGAGCTCAGAGTTGACCCCATTAAGATCAATTTTAAAAGGCTGAAGATGAATGAACCACAGACCACATCCGACACTGTTCATCAAGAACCCAAATGTGACATTGAGGTGTCAGCCTGCCACACGTCTTTCTCGCCACCCTGGGGCAACAAGACCCCACAGCAGCTGCAAATCCTCCGGCAGGCTTTCTCTAACACTCGTTGGCCCAGCAGCCTTCAGTACGAAGAGTTAAGCATTCAGACAGGCCTTCCTAAGTCAGAGGTAGTCCGCTGGTTCAGCGACAGTCGCTACAGCCACAAAAATGGGCAGCTGAAGTGGTTGGAGATTTATCAACGGCCTCCAGCGGAGTCAGATAACGCAAGGAGCTACGGAGACATTGAGGCTGAGTCACAGAAAGACCCTTCACCGGCCAAGAAGAAACTCATTGAGCAAGAAACGATCAAGCACCCGGAAGGGAAAGCAGGGCTGGACTTGGGGCAGCGGCTTATGTGGCAGGATTCATATGAGCCGCTGCTCGCTCTGACAGGATCCGAGACTGGTGGCAGGAAGCACGACAAACCTGAGGAGTCAGGTCAGACAGCAGTCCTGCAGGATCCATGGTCAGAAGGAGGcgatgagcagcagcagcccacAGCGAGTCATTCACTGATCGAACAGCAGGCCGACACCAACCAGGCCAGGTAG